The following proteins are co-located in the Pseudarthrobacter siccitolerans genome:
- a CDS encoding bifunctional aldolase/short-chain dehydrogenase, translating into MSNKTVEDLISRSNRLGADKRNTNFAGGNTSAKGTGKDPVTGEDVQLLWVKGSGGDLGTLKAENLAVLRLDRLNALKNVYPGVEREDEMVAAFDYCLHGKGGAAPSIDTAMHGLVDAAHVDHLHPDSGIAIATAVDGEALTTKIFGNKVVWVPWRRPGFQLGLDIAAIKEANPQAIGTILGGHGITAWGATSEEAEQNSLWIIEQAEKYIADNGKAEPFGSKLPGYAALPEAERRAKAAALAPVIRGLASTDKPQLGHFSDDAVVLDFLEAAEHPRLGALGTSCPDHFLRTKVKPLILDLPADASIEDSIARLHELHADYREDYQAYYDRHADQDSPALRGADPAIVLVPGVGMFSFGANKQTARVAGEFYINAINVMRGAEAISTYGPIEESEKFRIEYWALEEAKLARMPKPKSHATRIALVTGAASGIGKAIATRLAAEGACVVIADLNLENAEKVAEELGGPDVAIGVQADVTDEAQVAAAIDAAVLAFGGVDLVVNNAGLSISKPLLETTEKDWDLQHNVMAKGSFLVAKAAAKVMIAQGLGGDIIYISSKNSVFAGPNNIAYSATKADQAHQVRLLAAELGEYGIRVNGINPDGVVRGSGIFAGGWGAKRAAVYGVDEEKLGEYYAQRTLLKREVLPEHVANAAAVLTSNELSHTTGLHIPVDAGVAAAFLR; encoded by the coding sequence ATGAGTAACAAGACTGTTGAAGACCTGATTTCCCGTTCCAACCGCCTGGGTGCGGACAAGCGGAACACCAACTTCGCCGGCGGCAACACCTCCGCCAAGGGCACCGGGAAGGACCCCGTCACGGGCGAGGACGTCCAGCTGCTTTGGGTCAAGGGCTCCGGCGGAGACCTGGGCACCCTGAAGGCGGAGAACCTTGCCGTGCTGCGCCTGGACCGGCTGAACGCGCTGAAGAACGTCTACCCCGGCGTTGAGCGTGAAGACGAGATGGTGGCCGCGTTCGATTACTGCCTGCACGGCAAGGGCGGCGCAGCGCCGTCCATCGACACCGCCATGCACGGCCTCGTGGACGCCGCGCACGTGGACCACCTTCACCCGGACTCCGGCATCGCCATTGCCACCGCTGTGGACGGCGAAGCGCTGACCACGAAGATCTTCGGCAACAAGGTGGTCTGGGTTCCCTGGCGCCGCCCCGGCTTCCAGCTTGGCCTGGACATCGCCGCGATTAAGGAAGCCAACCCGCAGGCCATCGGCACCATCCTAGGCGGACACGGCATCACCGCCTGGGGCGCCACCAGCGAAGAAGCCGAGCAGAATTCGCTGTGGATCATTGAGCAGGCCGAGAAGTACATCGCGGACAACGGCAAAGCCGAACCCTTCGGTTCCAAGCTGCCGGGCTACGCCGCCCTGCCGGAGGCCGAGCGCCGCGCCAAGGCCGCAGCCCTGGCACCCGTGATCCGCGGCCTGGCCTCCACGGACAAGCCGCAGCTGGGGCACTTCAGCGATGACGCCGTCGTACTGGACTTCCTCGAAGCTGCCGAGCACCCGCGCCTGGGCGCCCTGGGCACTTCCTGCCCGGACCACTTCCTGCGCACCAAGGTCAAGCCGCTGATCCTGGACCTGCCGGCCGACGCCTCCATCGAGGACTCCATCGCCCGGTTGCACGAGCTGCACGCGGACTACCGCGAGGACTACCAGGCCTACTACGACCGCCACGCGGACCAGGACAGCCCGGCCCTGCGCGGCGCGGACCCGGCCATCGTGCTGGTCCCCGGCGTGGGCATGTTCTCCTTCGGCGCCAACAAGCAGACTGCCCGGGTTGCCGGTGAGTTCTACATCAACGCCATCAACGTGATGCGCGGCGCCGAGGCCATCTCCACGTACGGCCCCATCGAGGAATCCGAGAAGTTCCGGATCGAGTACTGGGCGCTGGAGGAAGCCAAGCTGGCGCGCATGCCCAAGCCGAAGTCGCACGCCACCCGCATCGCGCTGGTGACTGGCGCAGCTTCCGGCATCGGCAAGGCCATCGCCACCCGCCTCGCAGCGGAAGGCGCCTGCGTGGTCATCGCGGACCTGAACCTTGAGAACGCCGAGAAGGTCGCCGAAGAACTCGGCGGACCGGACGTTGCCATCGGCGTCCAGGCTGACGTGACGGACGAGGCACAGGTCGCGGCCGCCATCGACGCCGCCGTCCTGGCATTCGGCGGCGTGGACCTGGTGGTCAACAACGCCGGTCTCTCCATCTCCAAGCCGCTGCTGGAAACCACCGAGAAGGACTGGGACCTGCAGCACAACGTCATGGCCAAGGGCTCCTTCCTGGTGGCCAAGGCCGCGGCGAAGGTCATGATCGCGCAGGGCCTGGGCGGAGACATCATCTACATCTCCTCCAAGAACTCTGTGTTCGCCGGCCCGAACAACATCGCCTACTCCGCCACCAAGGCAGACCAGGCCCACCAGGTGCGCCTGCTCGCCGCGGAACTGGGCGAGTACGGCATCCGCGTCAACGGCATCAACCCCGACGGTGTGGTCCGCGGCTCCGGCATCTTCGCCGGCGGGTGGGGCGCCAAGCGTGCCGCCGTGTACGGCGTGGACGAAGAGAAACTGGGCGAGTACTACGCCCAGCGGACCCTGCTCAAGCGCGAAGTCCTGCCCGAGCACGTGGCCAACGCCGCCGCCGTCCTCACCAGCAACGAACTGTCCCACACCACCGGCCTGCACATCCCCGTGGACGCCGGAGTGGCCGCAGCCTTCCTGCGATGA
- the rhaI gene encoding L-rhamnose isomerase encodes MNDVATALGRLEELAIEVPSWAYGNSGTRFKVFGTPGTPRTVQEKLADAAKVHELTGLAPTVALHIPWDKVDDYAALKEYAAGLGVGLGTINSNTFQDDEYKFGSLTSSNEGVRRRAIDHHLDCIDIMHATGSNDLKIWLADGTNYPGQDDIRGRQDRLAESLQEIYAALGDEQRLVLEYKFFEPAFYHTDVPDWGTSYAQTLALGDKAFVCLDTGHHAPGTNIEFIVMQLLRLGKLGSFDFNSRFYADDDLIVGAADPFQLFRIMHEVIRGGGFGKDSGVALMLDQCHNLEEKIPGQIRSVLNVQEMTARALLVDTAALAEAQRAGDVLAANGIFNDAFYTDVRPVLAEWRESRGLPADPLAAYKASGYQKKINEDRAGGQQAGWGA; translated from the coding sequence ATGAATGACGTAGCAACGGCGCTGGGCAGGCTCGAGGAGCTTGCCATCGAGGTCCCTTCGTGGGCTTATGGAAATTCCGGTACCCGGTTCAAGGTGTTCGGCACTCCCGGCACCCCGCGTACCGTGCAGGAGAAGCTGGCGGATGCCGCCAAGGTCCACGAGTTGACCGGACTGGCCCCCACCGTTGCGCTGCACATCCCGTGGGACAAGGTTGATGACTACGCCGCCCTGAAGGAATACGCGGCCGGCCTGGGCGTGGGCCTGGGCACCATCAACTCCAACACCTTCCAGGATGACGAGTACAAGTTCGGTTCCCTGACCTCTTCCAACGAGGGCGTTCGGCGCCGGGCCATCGACCACCACCTGGACTGCATCGACATCATGCACGCCACCGGTTCCAATGACCTGAAAATCTGGCTGGCGGACGGCACCAACTACCCGGGCCAGGATGACATCCGAGGCCGCCAGGACCGCCTGGCCGAGTCATTGCAGGAGATCTACGCCGCCCTGGGCGATGAGCAGCGCCTGGTGCTGGAGTACAAGTTCTTCGAGCCGGCTTTCTACCACACCGATGTTCCGGACTGGGGCACCTCCTACGCCCAGACCCTGGCCTTGGGGGACAAGGCCTTCGTCTGCCTGGACACCGGCCACCACGCCCCGGGCACGAATATCGAGTTCATCGTGATGCAGCTGCTGCGCCTGGGCAAGCTGGGTTCCTTTGACTTCAACTCCCGCTTCTACGCCGACGACGACCTCATCGTGGGTGCCGCTGATCCGTTCCAGCTCTTCCGCATCATGCACGAGGTCATCCGTGGCGGCGGCTTCGGCAAGGATTCCGGTGTGGCCCTCATGCTGGACCAGTGCCACAACCTCGAAGAGAAGATCCCGGGCCAGATCCGGTCCGTCCTGAACGTCCAGGAGATGACCGCCCGCGCACTGCTGGTGGACACCGCGGCCCTCGCCGAGGCGCAGCGTGCCGGCGATGTCCTGGCGGCTAACGGCATTTTCAACGACGCTTTCTACACCGACGTCCGGCCCGTCCTGGCCGAGTGGCGTGAATCCCGCGGCCTGCCTGCGGACCCGCTGGCCGCCTACAAGGCCAGCGGTTACCAGAAGAAGATCAACGAGGACCGCGCAGGCGGCCAGCAAGCCGGATGGGGCGCCTAA
- a CDS encoding L-rhamnose mutarotase translates to MRVCFRSSVQPALMDEYRRRHAAVWPEMLRALKDAGWNNYSLFLAEDGLLIGYLECDDFDAARARMALADVNARWQAEMAKLFENTDQAPDEGFRVLEEVFNLDSQLAAAGSSTG, encoded by the coding sequence ATGAGGGTGTGCTTCCGTTCGTCGGTCCAACCGGCGCTGATGGACGAATACCGCCGCCGGCATGCCGCCGTGTGGCCCGAAATGCTCCGGGCCTTAAAGGACGCCGGCTGGAACAACTACTCCCTCTTCCTGGCCGAAGACGGGCTCCTGATCGGCTACCTGGAGTGCGACGACTTCGACGCAGCCAGGGCGCGCATGGCCCTCGCTGACGTGAACGCACGCTGGCAGGCGGAAATGGCAAAACTCTTCGAGAACACGGACCAGGCACCCGATGAGGGGTTCCGGGTCCTTGAAGAAGTCTTCAACCTCGACAGCCAGCTGGCGGCGGCAGGATCCTCCACCGGTTGA
- a CDS encoding LacI family DNA-binding transcriptional regulator, with product MNRTASIKDVANHASVAVGTVSNVLNYPDRVSQRTKERVLRAIDELGFVRNDAARQLRAGHSRTIGLIVLDVGNPFFTSVVRAAEDAAALQGSAVLLGDSGHDAGREANYIDLFQEQRVQGLLISPVGDVTERLDLLRERGVPTVLVDRLADEEKFSSVAVDDDAGGYLAARHLLDTGRRRLAFVGGSTSIRQVADRLQGARRAVKEEPDATLEVLFSDGMTVLAGRSVGDTLVERDRADLPDGIFCANDLLALGIMQSLTMTHTFRIPEDIALIGYDDIDFAVSAVVPLSSIRQPTEALGRTAIELLAEEVEAQYPRHRAVIFTPELVVRQSTGAPSAD from the coding sequence ATGAACCGCACAGCCAGCATCAAGGACGTAGCCAACCATGCCAGCGTGGCGGTGGGCACTGTTTCGAATGTGCTGAACTACCCGGACAGGGTCTCGCAACGGACCAAGGAACGGGTACTGCGTGCCATCGACGAACTGGGCTTTGTCCGCAATGACGCTGCACGCCAGCTGCGCGCCGGCCACAGCCGCACCATCGGGCTCATCGTGCTGGACGTCGGCAACCCCTTCTTCACCTCCGTGGTGCGGGCCGCCGAGGATGCGGCCGCTCTCCAAGGCAGCGCCGTACTGCTGGGCGACAGCGGGCACGACGCCGGCCGCGAGGCCAATTACATTGACCTGTTCCAGGAGCAGCGCGTCCAGGGCCTGCTCATCTCGCCAGTGGGCGACGTGACCGAGCGCCTGGACCTCCTCCGCGAGCGCGGCGTGCCCACGGTCCTGGTGGACCGGCTGGCGGACGAGGAAAAGTTCAGTTCAGTGGCAGTTGACGACGACGCCGGCGGGTACCTGGCTGCCCGGCACCTGCTGGACACCGGCCGCCGTCGGCTCGCCTTCGTGGGGGGCTCCACCTCCATCCGCCAGGTGGCAGACCGCCTGCAGGGCGCCCGGCGGGCCGTAAAGGAAGAACCGGACGCAACACTGGAGGTGCTGTTCTCCGATGGCATGACTGTTTTGGCCGGACGCAGCGTGGGCGACACGCTGGTGGAGCGGGACCGCGCGGACCTGCCGGACGGGATCTTCTGCGCGAACGATCTCCTGGCGCTGGGGATCATGCAGTCGCTCACCATGACGCACACATTCCGGATTCCGGAGGATATTGCCTTGATCGGCTATGACGATATCGACTTCGCCGTCTCCGCAGTGGTGCCGCTGTCCTCCATCCGGCAGCCCACCGAAGCCCTGGGCCGGACAGCTATCGAGCTCCTGGCCGAAGAGGTTGAGGCCCAATATCCCCGGCACCGCGCAGTCATCTTCACCCCGGAACTGGTGGTCCGGCAGAGTACCGGGGCGCCGTCCGCGGACTGA
- a CDS encoding DUF7793 family protein, whose protein sequence is MEPVTVDGGKGTVELRSDGVIHLIWEPKVRIEQQDAKAAMAAVNAIAGDKTHPMLVDMATTESVTRAARSVFSIPCAAHRIALLGASPVDRILANFFLGVHIPPCPTRFFTSRIESMKWLQQENE, encoded by the coding sequence ATGGAGCCTGTAACGGTTGATGGCGGCAAGGGCACCGTGGAGTTGCGTTCCGACGGCGTGATCCACCTCATCTGGGAACCCAAGGTCCGGATAGAACAACAGGATGCCAAGGCGGCCATGGCGGCCGTCAACGCGATAGCGGGGGATAAGACCCACCCCATGCTGGTGGACATGGCCACCACGGAATCAGTCACCAGGGCGGCACGTTCCGTATTTTCCATCCCCTGCGCCGCACACCGGATCGCCCTCCTGGGGGCCAGCCCCGTGGACCGGATCCTGGCGAACTTCTTCCTGGGCGTCCACATCCCGCCCTGCCCCACCCGCTTCTTCACGTCCAGGATCGAGTCGATGAAGTGGCTGCAGCAGGAGAACGAGTAG
- a CDS encoding AAA family ATPase has product MTLRGKPVPALIVLLGIDGAGKSTAAREVEELLPGTPVLVLGNYSGRKTISALAQRFGVSLPVHVADVLETAVRVFNVLLNHLRAARFDGVVIMDRHLYCQLALRKARGIRRRRALSALLRLLPPAQAVVYFDVTAEQAHGRIMLRGEDQEDLEDLQKFRLGYSALAWYPGFTRIDAGGTTADSTLQLKQIIAGVTASAVPLARGR; this is encoded by the coding sequence ATGACACTTCGCGGAAAGCCGGTACCGGCACTTATTGTCCTGCTGGGGATCGATGGTGCCGGCAAGTCCACGGCTGCCCGGGAAGTGGAAGAGCTGCTTCCGGGCACACCAGTGCTGGTCCTGGGCAACTACTCGGGGCGGAAAACCATTTCGGCCCTGGCGCAGCGCTTCGGGGTGTCTTTGCCAGTCCATGTTGCGGATGTCCTTGAAACCGCAGTCCGGGTCTTCAATGTCCTGCTCAACCACCTGCGGGCGGCGCGGTTCGACGGCGTGGTCATCATGGACCGGCACCTGTACTGCCAGCTGGCGCTGCGGAAAGCCCGCGGGATCCGCAGGCGCCGGGCGCTGTCAGCGCTGTTGCGGTTGCTGCCACCCGCCCAGGCGGTGGTCTACTTCGACGTCACCGCTGAACAGGCGCACGGCCGGATCATGCTGCGGGGCGAAGACCAGGAGGACCTTGAGGACCTTCAGAAGTTCCGCTTGGGGTACAGCGCGCTGGCCTGGTATCCGGGTTTCACCAGGATTGATGCGGGCGGCACCACGGCGGACAGCACCCTGCAGTTGAAGCAGATCATCGCCGGCGTGACGGCGTCCGCTGTGCCCCTTGCCCGGGGCCGATAG